GCTCGCGGTCGGAGGCGAAGAACATGATCGGCGCATTGACCGACAGCTGGCGGCCGGTGTTCTGCACCTTCAGTTTCATGCCGCGGGCGAACTGGCCGGAGGTGAGCCGCAGGAAGGCGATCCGGTCGCGGTGGTTTGGATCCATGTTGGCCTGGACCTTGAAGACGAAGCCTGAGACCTCGCGGTCGCCCGGGGCGACGTGGGTTTCCTCGCCGCCACGCAACGCCGGCACGGTCTTGGGCGCCGGCGCGTAGGCGCCCAGGCCCTCCAGCAGCTGATCGACGCCGAAGTGGCGCAGCGCCGAGCCGAAGAACACGGGCGTCATATGACCTTCGAGGAAGGCCTGCGGATCAAACGGCTTCAGTCCGCCCTGGGCCAGCTCGGCGTTGTCTGACAGCTCCTCGACTTCATCGGCGTCGAGATAGGAGGCGATGGCGGCGCCCTTGAAGGCGATGGCGTCGGGGTGCTTGTCATCTGCCTCGCGCTGCTTGGCGAAGGGCAGGAATTTCTGGCTGCGCAGATCCAACATGCCCTTGAACCGCCCGCCCGAGCCAGCCGGCCAATAGAGCGGCGAGGGGTCCAGCGCTAGTTTCGAGGCGATCTCGTCCAGGAGCTCGAACGGGTCCTGCGCCTCGCGGTCCATCTTGTTGATGAAGGTGACGATCGGGATGTCACGCAGGCGGCACACCTCGAACAGCTTCAGCGTCTGCGGCTCGATGCCCTTGGCGGCGTCCAGCACCATGACCGCGGCGTCGGCGGCGGTCAGGGTGCGGTAGGTGTCCTCCGAAAAGTCTTCGTGGCCCGGCGTGTCGAGCAGGTTGAACATCAGGCCTTGGTGGTCGAAGGTCATGACCGAGGCCGAGACCGAGATGCCTCGCTCGCGCTCGATCTTCATCCAGTCGGACCGGGTGCGGCGGTTCTCGCCGCGGGCCCGCACCGCGCCGGCCGCGCGGATCGCGCCGCCGGCCAGCAGCAGATTTTCCGTGAGCGTCGTCTTGCCGGCGTCAGGGTGGGAAATGATGGCGAAGGTCCGCCTGCGGGCGGCCTCGGCGGAAGGTGTGGCGCTCATGGGGGCTGCCTAGCACCCAAACGTTCAGCTTTCGAGCGGTCACCCGCCTGATACCGGATCAGGCTTGGGCGCCCTGATAGGAAAATTTGCTGGCCCGCGCGGCGCAGCCGGCGCTCTATTTGCCAAAATCCCAAGGAGATGGTCATGGCGGAAAAACCAGTCGGCCCCGTGCACGCGATCCGGCCGGACGGCAAGGAGATCAAGCTACCCTACGAGGGCC
This is a stretch of genomic DNA from Phenylobacterium immobile (ATCC 35973). It encodes these proteins:
- a CDS encoding peptide chain release factor 3 yields the protein MSATPSAEAARRRTFAIISHPDAGKTTLTENLLLAGGAIRAAGAVRARGENRRTRSDWMKIERERGISVSASVMTFDHQGLMFNLLDTPGHEDFSEDTYRTLTAADAAVMVLDAAKGIEPQTLKLFEVCRLRDIPIVTFINKMDREAQDPFELLDEIASKLALDPSPLYWPAGSGGRFKGMLDLRSQKFLPFAKQREADDKHPDAIAFKGAAIASYLDADEVEELSDNAELAQGGLKPFDPQAFLEGHMTPVFFGSALRHFGVDQLLEGLGAYAPAPKTVPALRGGEETHVAPGDREVSGFVFKVQANMDPNHRDRIAFLRLTSGQFARGMKLKVQNTGRQLSVNAPIMFFASDRELAEEAFAGDVIGIPNHGVLRVGDSLSESGALRFAGLPNFAPEILQRVRVKDPLKAKHLKKALEGLAEEGVTQLFRPALGSDFIVGAVGQLQFEVMADRLANEYQLQVIFEPSPYAEARWLGGDKADVEDFVAKHRSAIGTDIDEQPVYLAKSSWDINYAADRYPKVRFERSKERA